A portion of the Chaetodon trifascialis isolate fChaTrf1 chromosome 7, fChaTrf1.hap1, whole genome shotgun sequence genome contains these proteins:
- the emg1 gene encoding ribosomal RNA small subunit methyltransferase NEP1, which translates to MATPNEKKRGLEHLDEYEPKPAKHLRSLHDRMSERRLVVILEGASLETVKVGKTFELLNCDQHKNMIVKSGRNPGNIRPDITHQCLLMLMDSPLNRAGLLQVYIHTEKNALIEINPQTRIPRTFTRFCGLMVQLLHKLSVRAADGPQKLLRMIKNPVSDHLPPGCPRISTSFSAGEAVCPRSLVPEGPAAVVIGAFAHGAVNVDYTEKTVSISNYPLSAALTSAKICSAFEEVWGVL; encoded by the exons ATGGCGACTCCAAATGAGAAGAAGCGTGGTCTTGAACATTTGGACGAATATGAACCAAAACCAGCCAAACACCTCCGCAGCCTACACGACCGCATGTCCGAGAGGAGACTAGTTGTTATTCTGGAGGGAGCATCGTTAGAAACAGTGAAG GTCGGAAAAACCTTTGAGCTGTTAAACTGTGaccaacacaaaaacatgattgtCAAAAGTGGAAGGAATCCGGGAAATATAAGACCAGACATCACACATCAG TGTCTGCTCATGTTAATGGACAGTCCACTGAACAGGGCAGGCCTGTTGCAGGTTTACatccacacagagaaaaacGCCTTAATAGAGATCAACCCACAGACCCGCATTCCAAGAACCTTCACTCGTTTCTGCGGCCTTATGG TTCAACTGCTGCACAAACTGAGTGTCAGGGCTGCTGATGGTCCGCAGAAGCTTCTGAGGATGATTAAAAACCCAGTGTCTGACCACCTGCCTCCTGGCTGCCCCCGCATATCCACCTCCTTCTCGGCTGGAGAGGCTGTCTGTCCCCGGTCTTTGGTGCCAGAGGGACCGGCTGCTGTGGTGATTGGAGCATTTGCACATGGAGCG GTGAATGTGGACTACACAGAGAAGACTGTGTCCATCAGTAACTACCCCCTGTCTGCAGCACTGACCTCTGCCAAGATTTGCTCTGCCTTTGAGGAAGTGTGGGGTGTCCTGTGA
- the nop2 gene encoding 28S rRNA (cytosine(4447)-C(5))-methyltransferase, with translation MGRKLDPTNKVKRGPGKKARKQQGAETELAKFINDEETGPKRLSSRGRKRAAKRVQNAKPKDAAEKQPKRGFTDDNSKWLKPAKRKRKIDEPLSEDDSDEHWEEEEDEEEEEQPPQQQKKKEGKDQGKKGAKIGMKEVKEEEEEEDEDDDDEDDDDNDDDDDDDDDDDDDEMVDDYGTLDDGSGDEAAEEESDGEELLPIERAAKKEKKLKETMGLESDDDDDDEEEDEEEENKLDSDMDEEDTIQTNIEEIDQFRLPGAEESEKEGVLPLDLKTIHQRIKDNIDVLCNFSTKREEGKERAEYISLLKKDLCTYYSYNNFLIEKLIDIFPLSELVDFLEANEIHRPVTIRTNTLKTRRRDLAQALINRGVNLDPLGKWSKVGLVIYDSSVPVGATPEYLSGQYMLQGASSFLPVMALCPQEGELVLDMSAAPGGKTTYIAQLMRNTGVIVANDANAERLKSVVGNIHRLGVTNTVVCNYDGRQFPKVMGGFDRVLLDAPCSGTGVIAKDPAVKTSKDQADIHRSAHLQKELILSAIDSVNAESPTGGCLIYCTCSIMVEENEWVVDYALKKRNVKLVPTGLDFGKEGFTRFKERRFHPSLRLSRRFYPHSHNMDGFFVAKLKKFSNVIPTTPAGKEEENADAPEATVVTDSPEEKPSKSGKTKQAVPGKADSLKEKAQANGTAAKKTADMKPKGKKDSPAGPKKAKIAKMDGGTAKGAKAKKPAVKTADDTQASKAEKKDGNRFEKKQGEKRKTPVKAKKRMGKNKFKKLKHMLEKQDRE, from the exons ATGGGTCGGAAATTGGATCCCACCAACAAAGTGAAGAGAGGACCGGGGAAGAAAGCCAGAAAGCAGCAAGGAGCAGAGACTGAGTTGGCCAAGTTTATAAATGATG AGGAAACAGGACCAAAACGGCTGTCAAGCAGGGGCAGGAAAAG AGCTGCAAAAAGAGTCCAGAATGCGAAGCCTAAAGATGCTGCTGAGAAACAGCCCAAGAGAG GATTCACTGATGACAACAGTAAATGGCTGAAACCAGCAAAGAGGAAGCGCAAAATTGATGAACCTCTAAGTGAGGATGACAGTGATGAGcactgggaggaagaggaagatgaggaggaagaggagcagccaccgcagcagcagaagaaaaaggaaggaaaagaccAAGGAAAGAAGGGTGCCAAAATAGGCATGAAagaagtgaaggaggaggaggaggaggaggacgaagatgATGACGACGAGGATGATGACGACaatgacgacgacgatgatgatgatgatgatgatgatgatgatgaaatggtTGATGACTATGGTACACTGGATGATGGCAGTGGtgatgaagcagctgaagaagaaagtGATGGAGAGGAA cttCTTCCCATCGAGCGCGCAgccaagaaagagaaaaagctgaAGGAAACCATGGGTCTagagagtgatgatgatgacgatgatgaggaggaagatgaggaggaggaaaataaattgGATTCTGACATGGATGAGGAAGacacaatacaaacaaacatagaAGAGATTGATCAATTTAGGCTCCCAGGGGCAGAAGAGAGTGAGAAGGAAG gaGTCCTTCCTCTCGACCTGAAGACGATCCATCAAAGAATTAAGGACAATATTGACGTCCTTTGTAATTTCTCAACAAAaagggaggaggggaaagagagagcagagtaCATCTCTCTTCTGAAGAAGGATCTCTGCACTTATTACAGCTACAACAACTTCCTCATTGAGAAACTAATCGacattttccctctttcagAG CTGGTTGATTTCCTTGAGGCCAATGAAATTCACCGACCCGTCACTATTCGGACCAACACGCTGAAAACGAGGAGGCGGGACCTTGCACAG GCCTTGATCAACAGAGGAGTGAACCTCGATCCGCTGGGGAAATGGTCTAAAGTTGGGTTGGTCATCTATGACTCCTCTGTTCCTGTAG GCGCGACCCCAGAGTATCTGTCAGGTCAGTACATGCTGCAAGGAGCCTCCAGTTTCCTTCCGGTCATGGCGCTCTGTCCTCAGGAAGGAGAGTTAGTGTTGGACATGAGCGCAGCTCCAGGAGGCAAGACCACCTATATTG CTCAGCTGATGAGAAACACAGGAGTGATCGTGGCAAATGATGCCAACGCTGAAAGACTGAAGAGCGTGGTGGGAAACATCCACCGTCTGGGGGTCACCAACACTGTTGTCTGCAACTACGATGGACGGCAGTTCCCAAAG GTAATGGGTGGCTTTGATAGAGTGCTGCTCGATGCTCCGTGCTCAGGCACAGGAGTCATCGCTAAAGATCCGGCTGTGAAAACCAGTAAG GACCAGGCAGACATCCATCGTTCTGCTCACTTGCAGAAAGAACTGATTCTATCTGCCATCGACTCTGTCAACGCCGAGTCTCCGACAGGAGGGTGTCTGATCTACTGCACATGTTCAATAATG GTGGAGGAGAACGAATGGGTGGTGGACTACGCCTTAAAGAAAAGGAACGTCAAATTAGTTCCCACTGGGCTTGACTTTGGCAAGGAAGGCTTCACCAG GTTCAAAGAGCGTAGATTCCATCCTTCTCTGCGGCTGTCTCGCCGCTTTTACCCTCATTCCCACAATATGGATGGGTTTTTTGTGGCCAAGCTGAAGAAGTTCTCCAATGTAATTCCGACAACACCAGCAGGAAAAG aagaagaaaatgcagaCGCCCCCGAGGCCACAGTTGTTACAGACTCTCCTGAAGAGAAGCCATCCAAAAGTGGCAAGACGAAGCAGGCCGTCCCCGGCAAGGCAGACAGCTTGAAAGAGAAGGCCCAAGCCAATGGAACAGCAGCcaagaaaacagcagacatgaagcCAAAAGGCAAAAAGGACTCACCCGCTGGACCGAAGAAGGCAAAGATCGCCAAGATGGATGGAGGGACTGCGAAAGGGGCAAAGGCCAAGAagcctgcagtgaaaacagctgatgatACTCAAGCATCAAAGGCTGAGAAAAAGGACGGGAACAGGTTTGAGAAAAAACAGGGCGAAAAGAGAAAAACGCCAGTGAAGGCAAAGAAAAGAATGGGAAAGAATAAATTCAAGAAGTTGAAGCACATGTtggaaaaacaagacagagagtga